One Fusarium oxysporum f. sp. lycopersici 4287 chromosome 8, whole genome shotgun sequence genomic region harbors:
- a CDS encoding aldehyde dehydrogenase (NAD+), which produces MSKEIRSPRPYTSEAECLQYHSQLFSTFAAGKTKSIKWRKWQLKQMWWMLVDNEKAIAEALAADLGRHEFEALTSDLHGLKTDILEHLNHVEEWAADEPVASAGFLMGTLGKARIRKEPLGVVLVIGAWNFPFLLTLQPVIAAITAGCCVVVKPSELSVASQNLMQDLVGRYLDPEAIRLVTGGPQETTKLLELKFNHIFFTGSTKVAKFVAAAAAKHLTPTVLELGDLPVGESRFCRSRGS; this is translated from the exons ATGTCCAAAGAAATCAGATCCCCAAGACCCTATACCTCCGAAGCAGAATGTCTGCAGTACCATTCCCAACTATTCAGCACCTTCGCCGCCGGAAAAACTAAAAGCATCAAATGGCGAAAATGGCAACTCAAGCAAATGTGGTGGATGCTAGTCGACAACGAGAAAGCCATCGCCGAAGCACTAGCAGCTGATCTCGGACGCCACGAGTTTGAGGCCCTGACATCAGATCTTCATGGCTTGAAAACAGATATCCTCGAACATCTCAACCATGTGGAGGAATGGGCAGCTGATGAGCCAGTTGCTTCAGCTGGATTCCTTATGGGAACATTAGGAAAAGCGCGCATTCGAAAGGAGCCTCTCGGTGTCGTTTTGGTCATCGGGGCATGGAATTTTCCCTTCCTGCTTACGTTACAACCTGTCATTGCCGCTATAACTGCCGGTTGTTGCGTCGTTGTCAAACCATCTGAGCTATCGGTTGCTTCTCAGAATCTCATGCAAGATCTTGTAGGGCGGTACCTCGACCCAGAAGCCATTAGGCTCGTCACAGGAGGACCGCAGGAAACAACAAAACTTCTTGAACTTAAGTTTAATCACATCTTCTTCACCGGTTCAACAAAGGTCGCAAAATTTgttgctgcagctgcagcaaaACATCTCACCCCTACGGTTTTGGAGCTAGGTG ATTTGCCTGTCGGTGAATCACGTTTTTGTCGATCCAGAGGTTCATGA